The Vibrio crassostreae genomic interval TCCGATTCTGCTATTGCAGCATTCATCTGTTTGATCGCGTAAGCGATGTCTTTTTCTAAGCTCATAAATTCGCCCTGCAGTGAACCCACAGCACTCGCATTGAGGTTGTGCTTGAGATAAAGCGTGTTGTCGCGAAGAGTGTTGAGTACCGGATCCATTTTCTTCTCAGCTCTTTTCATTGCTGATAGCATGGTTTGGTAAGACGATTTGGTTTCACGCAGCTTTTTCTCACTTGAACGACGCAGTGAATCACTGGTGTAGAGATCTAACTCACCCTGCCACTCTTCAAATAGCGCATCGGACACATCTTCAATCGCAGCAATGCGGTCACTGACATTTTGTGCGGCTTTCTCGCTGTCTTGGTATTTATCATTAATCTTGTTGTACATGTCTTCAAGGTCGCCACCACTGAAGTTAGTCAGGCTGCTGAGTGCTTCAAGTGCGCTGGTAAACTCTTCCTGAGCATCCTGCTGTGACTCTTTCGCGTCTTCTACTCTGTCGACCATAATGTCACGTTTGTGGTAACCCACTTGCTCCATTGCGGAGTAATAAGCTGATTGGCATCCAGTAAGAGTAAAAATAGAGAGGACTATAACTATTAAATAAGGCATCCTAGTTTCCTATAGTTAAGTAACGGAATATTAATTAGGACTATGAACGAGTTACCAGGGAGTTACAAGTTGAAGATAAAAAAGGTCGCCACACTCAGTATTCAGTTTTCTCGCTATCTTTTGGCGCGCATGACGCATGATAGAGTCAACGTGAATGCGGGGTACTTGGCGTACATTACCTTGCTCTCAATTGTGCCGATGTTGACGGTTTTGCTCTCTATCTTGTCGTCATTCTCAGTCTTTGCTGATGTTGGCGTGGTGATTCAAAATTTCGTCATTACCAACTTTGTTCCAGCATCAGGAGATGCGGTGCACGGTGCTTTGTTAGAGTTCGTTGCCAATACCGGCAAGATGACGGCGGTAGGTAGTGTGTTCTTATTCATTGCAGCGCTGATGCTGATCTCGAATATTGATAAGAACCTAAACTACATCTGGCGAGTAACGGAAAAGCGACGTGCGGTGCTGTCTTTTTCTATGTACTGGATGGTGCTCACGCTTGGACCTATCTTGGTCGGTGCGAGTATTGCTGCAACGTCTTACGTGACATCATTGAGCTTATTGCAAAATGAGGTGGTGTCTGGTGCCTTTAATACCGTGATTCGCAAACTTCCTTTGATTCTCTCTTTCTTTGCGTTCTTCGGTCTGTACCTGCTGGTTCCCAACAAAAAGATACACTTTTCTCATGCAGCAGCGGGCTCTCTGGTTGCGGCTCTGTTGTTCGAACTCAGTAAGAAAGGCTTTGCAGCCTACATTACGCAATTCCCTTCTTACCAGTTGATTTATGGCGCATTAGCGGCAATTCCTATTCTGTTTGTTTGGGTGTATTTGTGCTGGTTGATCGTGCTGGTGGGGGCTGAGGTGACGGCCGCATTGGGTGAGCAGGAACAGTGGAGTGACTCGAAAGAAATGGTACACTCGTCGGATAAAGACAAAATCACAGAGCAAGGAAACAACAGTGATAGCACTGATCCAGAGAGTAAGTGAAGCTGCCGTCCGTGTTGATGGCGAAGTAGTTGGTGAGATTGAGCAAGGCTTATTGGTTTTGTTAGGCGTAGAAAAAGGTGATGACGAAGCCAAAGCCAAGCGTTTGATGGAACGAGTAACTACTTATCGTGTCTTTGGAGATGAAGACGATAAAATGAACCTCAACGTGAAACAGGTAGAAGGTAAGGTATTAGTGGTGTCTCAATTCACTCTGCCAGCCGATACCAAGAAAGGGACACGAGCAGGGTTTTCTCGTGGTGCTCACCCAGAAGATGCAGAGCGTCTTTACAACTATTTCTCTGACCAATGTGAATCAGTGTTGCCAACGGAACGTGGCCGCTTCGCAGCCGACATGAAAGTGTCTTTGGTTAATGATGGCCCAGTAACATTCTGGCTGCAGGTTTAGGCTTAAAGGAATAAGCATGTTTAAACTCATAACACCGACCACCGAAAATCAGCTAAACAAGTATTACCATTTTCGTTGGCAGATGCTCCGTGAACCTTGGCGAATGCCGGTAGGTTCAGAGCGTGATGAATATGACCCAATGAGTCACCATCGTATGATTGTTGATGGCCGTGGTCGCCCGATGGCGATTGGTCGTCTGTATATCACCCCAGATCTAGAAGGTCAGATCCGCTACATGGCGGTGAAGAACTCTCGCCGAAGCAAAGGCATGGGCTCACTGATCTTGGTTGCGCTAGAGTCATTAGCGCGTCAAGAGGGCGCTAAGCGCTTGGTGTGTAATGCACGTGAAGATGCGATCTCATTCTATGAGAAGAATGAATTTGAACGTCGCGGTGAGATTAACGACCAACGTGGCCCAGTGCGTCACCAACAAATGGTTAAGCACCTTGACCCAATGGCGGATGTACTGCGCAAACCTGAATGGTGTAATGAGCTGCAGCAGCGCTGGGAGCATCAGATTCCGATCAGTGACAAGATGGGCATCAAGATTAACCAATACACAGGTTACCAATTTGAGTGTAGTGCTCAACTGAATCCTAATTTGAACCCGCATAACACCATGTTTGCAGGCTCCGCCTTTACGCTTGCGACTTTAACGGGTTGGGGTATGACGTGGTTACTGATGAAAGAGCGTGGCCTGACCGGTGATATCGTATTGGCAGACAGTAATATTCGTTATCGTCATCCGGTTGAGCAAAACCCTGTTGCCTCTACTTCGTTAGACGGTATCAGTGGGGATTTAGACCGCCTCGCGTCAGGCAGAAAGGCACGTATCATCATTCACGTGACCATTCACAGCGGCGATGTGGAAGCGGTAGAGTTTACCGGTACCTATATGCTGATCCCTGATTATAAGAAAATACTATCGACGGATAGCAAGGCGAGTGAATAACTTCACGCTCGCTTGATGATAGATAGAATTATTGATTGAAAGCGCTACTCCTGAGGAGTGGCGCTTTTTTGTTGGCAGTCGTTAATCTCCGAATACTCCGCTTGGGTGAGCTTGCCTGAGATTTGATGGCATGTGTCCGATAGGGTAATCGATAGGGTGTGTTGCTCGGCTTTAAGCAAGTCGAGCTCTCCAGAAACCTCACCATTGAGCGTTTGAATCCTTTGTTCGCCTTGCTCTGCTGCCGATGCACCAATAATGTGCATCGGTTCGAGAGTGAAGCGTCCACGGTCAAAATTGGCATTGAGCTCTGGGATCTCGAATACGTTATCGGTTGAAGTTTCAGAAAGCCTGTCGTTAAAGGTCATCACGCCTTGGCGAACGCTACCAGTGAGTTGACCTGTGGTCGAATAGCCCAGCATCAGTGAGTCGCCATATAAACCTGAAGCTTGAAGTTCGAATTCGCCATAACCGGTTGCATCGAGTGGTAATTCGAGTCGCTGCAGCATAGGCGCAATAGGTAACCCATCGGCAGAAATATCTAAGCTCCATGGCTTGCTGATTTGGTTAAAGTCGAGTGTCGCATTGGCTTCAATGTAGCCATTTCTGAGAGGTGCAAACAGACGTGTCAGCGTCCATTTCCCTTGTTCGCTATTCATTTCCATCACTGGCTGAGCGCTTACAATGTTTTGGTAGCTGGCATCATTGGCGCTCGCCATTAGCTTTCCTTGCCACAAACCTAGTTTTCTATCTTGCAGCAATTGAACTTGATGCCCCTCAACATGTAACCCTGAGACCTGCCAGTAAGGTTTTTCTCCGAGTTGGATGAGTTGACTGCGTTCTATGTTAAGTCGGCTAACCTCGATGCTCTGGAGTTGTGTGAGCCAAGGGATTAGGCGAGTAGCAGGGAGGTTTTTATCTTGGCTTTCAGTAATCCATTTTATGCCTTGCAGGTCGAGCTGCGCTAAATCAATGCTGCTAGGAGTAACCTCGCCATTAAGCTGTACAGTGCCCTGCAGGAATTGAGTATAGAAATCTTCAATCAGAATCTGGTTTGTTTCTAGGTTGAGCTTGAGGTTTGGCTCGATGAACATGTCATCATCAATGGTCACTCCTTCTGCTTGCAGAGAGAAAATGGCTT includes:
- a CDS encoding AsmA family protein, whose product is MKKVLMVFGIVLAIAVAFIAALLLSLQTQYRADVANFFIKHTIEQPVLIEDVEYQAPYHITLMGITQSQSEKQPPLYIDKVDIWFSPDSILETKLVLDSVLISGLQLEANDLDTFTSVFTQPNLKLRQLAINNLDFSTPDFNARGIDLQIAGPVWDNQNSLLPYGKTQLSASQLYWQGEAFDNLLIDLDLKPSDSTLYGTSFDWRGAKISGQAEQYQQDWSLVNVTIDGLRLNQQQTQSLLSKEWDVAGIQINHINSLDILRSDVEWKGGHLAAFDASLENIQLPFELWKQQKAIFSLQAEGVTIDDDMFIEPNLKLNLETNQILIEDFYTQFLQGTVQLNGEVTPSSIDLAQLDLQGIKWITESQDKNLPATRLIPWLTQLQSIEVSRLNIERSQLIQLGEKPYWQVSGLHVEGHQVQLLQDRKLGLWQGKLMASANDASYQNIVSAQPVMEMNSEQGKWTLTRLFAPLRNGYIEANATLDFNQISKPWSLDISADGLPIAPMLQRLELPLDATGYGEFELQASGLYGDSLMLGYSTTGQLTGSVRQGVMTFNDRLSETSTDNVFEIPELNANFDRGRFTLEPMHIIGASAAEQGEQRIQTLNGEVSGELDLLKAEQHTLSITLSDTCHQISGKLTQAEYSEINDCQQKSATPQE
- a CDS encoding bifunctional GNAT family N-acetyltransferase/hotdog fold thioesterase, whose protein sequence is MFKLITPTTENQLNKYYHFRWQMLREPWRMPVGSERDEYDPMSHHRMIVDGRGRPMAIGRLYITPDLEGQIRYMAVKNSRRSKGMGSLILVALESLARQEGAKRLVCNAREDAISFYEKNEFERRGEINDQRGPVRHQQMVKHLDPMADVLRKPEWCNELQQRWEHQIPISDKMGIKINQYTGYQFECSAQLNPNLNPHNTMFAGSAFTLATLTGWGMTWLLMKERGLTGDIVLADSNIRYRHPVEQNPVASTSLDGISGDLDRLASGRKARIIIHVTIHSGDVEAVEFTGTYMLIPDYKKILSTDSKASE
- a CDS encoding DUF2959 domain-containing protein, whose product is MPYLIVIVLSIFTLTGCQSAYYSAMEQVGYHKRDIMVDRVEDAKESQQDAQEEFTSALEALSSLTNFSGGDLEDMYNKINDKYQDSEKAAQNVSDRIAAIEDVSDALFEEWQGELDLYTSDSLRRSSEKKLRETKSSYQTMLSAMKRAEKKMDPVLNTLRDNTLYLKHNLNASAVGSLQGEFMSLEKDIAYAIKQMNAAIAESDKFLAQLNQK
- the dtd gene encoding D-aminoacyl-tRNA deacylase produces the protein MIALIQRVSEAAVRVDGEVVGEIEQGLLVLLGVEKGDDEAKAKRLMERVTTYRVFGDEDDKMNLNVKQVEGKVLVVSQFTLPADTKKGTRAGFSRGAHPEDAERLYNYFSDQCESVLPTERGRFAADMKVSLVNDGPVTFWLQV
- a CDS encoding virulence factor BrkB family protein, which gives rise to MNELPGSYKLKIKKVATLSIQFSRYLLARMTHDRVNVNAGYLAYITLLSIVPMLTVLLSILSSFSVFADVGVVIQNFVITNFVPASGDAVHGALLEFVANTGKMTAVGSVFLFIAALMLISNIDKNLNYIWRVTEKRRAVLSFSMYWMVLTLGPILVGASIAATSYVTSLSLLQNEVVSGAFNTVIRKLPLILSFFAFFGLYLLVPNKKIHFSHAAAGSLVAALLFELSKKGFAAYITQFPSYQLIYGALAAIPILFVWVYLCWLIVLVGAEVTAALGEQEQWSDSKEMVHSSDKDKITEQGNNSDSTDPESK